Proteins from a single region of Runella sp. SP2:
- a CDS encoding Rpn family recombination-promoting nuclease/putative transposase, giving the protein MKRDDSLWKAILEDIFDDFLRFFIPNAEELFDFTRPFEFLDKELEQILLVESDDFSPRYVDKLVKVFTKLGEEQWILVHIEVQGSTDKAFSHRMFQYFYRIYDRYQRPITAFAILTDRNRGFKPAKFSQVYLGTSIDYRFNVYKVFEQDAEALAASRNPFAMIVLTVLVALQKGKVTEEKLLKQKIELLKRLVSKGLGRGKIEALMGFLKLYVRFGKRENDVKFDEAIELLLNKPKETMGIVEFVLERERRLGEKRGLAKGEKKGIEKGVEKGIATQKQHFVNTLLSETDFDDAKIASLADVTIETVQKLRKEKGNVS; this is encoded by the coding sequence ATGAAACGAGACGACAGTTTATGGAAGGCAATTTTGGAAGATATTTTCGACGATTTTCTGCGGTTTTTCATTCCCAATGCGGAAGAATTATTTGATTTTACACGACCATTTGAGTTTTTGGACAAAGAATTGGAGCAGATTTTATTGGTGGAAAGTGATGATTTTTCTCCTCGATACGTTGATAAACTGGTAAAAGTGTTCACGAAATTAGGTGAAGAGCAGTGGATTTTGGTTCACATAGAGGTGCAAGGGAGCACCGACAAAGCGTTTTCGCACCGTATGTTTCAGTATTTTTACCGCATTTATGATCGGTATCAGAGGCCGATTACAGCTTTTGCTATTTTGACAGACCGCAACCGAGGCTTTAAGCCTGCGAAGTTTTCTCAAGTTTATTTGGGGACGAGTATTGATTACAGGTTCAATGTCTATAAAGTTTTTGAGCAAGATGCTGAAGCTTTAGCGGCGAGTAGGAATCCTTTTGCGATGATTGTCTTGACGGTATTGGTCGCATTGCAGAAGGGGAAAGTAACGGAAGAAAAGCTTTTAAAACAAAAAATAGAATTGCTCAAGCGGTTGGTTAGTAAGGGTTTGGGTCGGGGTAAGATAGAGGCATTGATGGGATTTTTGAAGCTTTACGTACGTTTTGGGAAACGGGAAAATGATGTTAAATTTGACGAAGCGATAGAGTTATTGTTAAACAAACCGAAAGAAACGATGGGGATTGTTGAATTTGTGTTGGAGCGTGAACGTCGCTTGGGAGAAAAGCGGGGTTTAGCAAAAGGAGAGAAAAAGGGTATAGAAAAGGGGGTAGAAAAAGGGATAGCGACCCAAAAGCAGCATTTTGTAAATACCTTATTATCGGAAACGGACTTTGATGATGCTAAAATTGCGTCGTTGGCTGATGTGACTATCGAAACGGTACAAAAGCTTCGGAAGGAGAAAGGCAATGTAAGCTAA
- a CDS encoding porin: MKKCLTLLVLMASSLLATTSHGQGSTDYATGIKLDLNPEKTKYIRFITWNQTWFRATELNPGTTIGGEAKKTNFDISGRRLRMLAYSQVSKRYMILAHFGINNQTFINGGGSGSTGTGGYGNGKKPQLFFHDFWNEYHLILPTKENKNSSLSIGAGLHYFMGLSRMTMASTLNFLAVDSPIFSWATIDNADQFARQYGFFAKGKLNKLEYRFGLNKPFNTSLTPTNVTDGAKAVAVDNNGSSKWAKTGYVEYQFLDSESNLLPFKVGTYLGTKRVFNIGAGFYSQPEGTRSSVNGTLAKHNVNLMSVDAFLDMPIGKKEKNTAITVYSGFFKYNFGPNYLRNIGIMNEGAVDATYTGTDKVMAGAGNAQPMIGTGNIFYTQVGVLLPKATDKPKMRVQPFMAYTNKNFDALPKAVSNFDAGINWLIDGHHAKITTQYSLRPELTSSGTGKKYGEFIAQLQIYL, from the coding sequence ATGAAAAAGTGTTTAACCTTACTGGTATTGATGGCCAGTAGTCTCTTGGCAACGACGAGTCACGGCCAAGGCTCAACCGATTACGCAACGGGTATCAAACTTGATTTGAACCCCGAAAAAACAAAGTACATTCGCTTCATCACTTGGAATCAAACGTGGTTTAGAGCGACTGAGTTGAACCCTGGAACAACAATCGGCGGAGAAGCCAAGAAAACAAATTTTGATATTTCAGGTCGTCGCCTTAGGATGTTGGCCTATTCGCAAGTAAGCAAACGGTATATGATTTTGGCTCACTTTGGGATTAACAACCAAACATTTATCAATGGCGGTGGCTCAGGAAGTACAGGAACGGGAGGCTACGGAAATGGCAAGAAACCTCAGTTGTTTTTTCACGATTTTTGGAACGAATACCACTTGATATTACCTACAAAAGAAAACAAAAACTCAAGCTTGAGTATTGGGGCGGGGTTACACTATTTTATGGGGTTATCGCGGATGACCATGGCTTCTACGCTTAATTTTTTGGCGGTTGATTCACCGATTTTCTCGTGGGCAACAATTGACAATGCCGACCAGTTTGCGCGCCAATACGGCTTTTTTGCCAAAGGAAAATTGAACAAACTTGAGTATCGCTTTGGATTAAATAAGCCTTTTAATACCAGCCTCACACCTACCAACGTCACAGACGGAGCGAAGGCCGTGGCCGTTGATAATAACGGAAGTAGCAAATGGGCCAAAACGGGCTATGTTGAGTATCAATTCTTGGACTCAGAATCAAACCTGTTGCCATTCAAGGTCGGTACTTATTTAGGTACAAAGCGGGTGTTTAACATTGGCGCTGGGTTTTACAGTCAGCCCGAAGGTACTCGTTCGTCGGTCAACGGTACGCTTGCGAAACACAATGTAAACCTAATGTCAGTCGATGCTTTCTTAGATATGCCTATTGGCAAAAAGGAAAAAAACACGGCTATCACGGTTTATTCGGGCTTTTTCAAGTATAATTTCGGTCCAAACTACTTGAGAAATATCGGCATCATGAACGAAGGAGCCGTTGATGCTACTTACACAGGCACCGATAAAGTAATGGCAGGTGCAGGGAATGCTCAACCTATGATAGGAACTGGAAATATTTTCTATACGCAAGTTGGGGTTTTATTACCCAAAGCTACTGATAAACCCAAAATGCGCGTACAACCTTTTATGGCTTATACCAACAAAAACTTTGATGCTCTTCCCAAAGCTGTGTCGAATTTTGATGCAGGTATCAATTGGTTGATTGACGGACATCACGCCAAAATAACGACCCAGTACTCGTTGCGTCCAGAGTTAACTAGCTCAGGAACAGGGAAGAAGTACGGAGAATTTATTGCCCAACTTCAAATCTACCTCTAA
- a CDS encoding sensor histidine kinase, which produces MNSFWLIFWSISYLLVLFFVANWAEQRSAKGRSLVSNSYVYALSLAVYCTAWTFYGSVGRAAESGVDFIAVFIGPTITMPLWWVIFRKIIRICQVQRITNIADFVSARYGKSQALGVIATILCVVGTIPYISIQLKAISSGFSILTTANDAGNSLWLDKAFYISIVLTIFTILFGARKLDANERHEGMVAAIAFESLFKLFAFLAVGIFVTFIVFDGFDDIVQEASKLVDLQRIFTIKEENTSDWFWYCFLASLAIMFLPRQFQVTVVENVNENHLRKALWIFPLYLLVINIFVVPIALGGKILLGTAVKADQFVLSIPLHFNEKALAFVAYLGGFAASTSMIIVECTALTVMLTNNLVMPWLVSRTDFQRRFGGDMGQVVITLRRLFIVLLMAGSYLYYKNVSDKYSLVSVGMVSFAAVAQFAPVVLGGIFWKRGSLVGAVGGLLVGGGVWFYTLIIPSMVSAGYISPDILSKGPWGMDLLRPESLLGVTGLDNISHGTFWSLLLNLLFYVGGSLLSQPTALEHNQAVLFVDVFKYSKTYESAVAWKGKALVTDIKSLLTIFFGKSHTEETLQLYAKQNKLDLNTRYADSQVVNYAEKMLGGAIGAASARILVSSVAKEEQISVEEVIDILKTSQELKTLNEELTRKSEELEQLTQQLKQANELLQIADIQKDDFLSTVTHEIRTPLTSIRALSEIVHDNPDMEEDQRSHFVNTITKESERLTRLINQVLALERFETGKQELDIDEFLMEDIIEESLEALDQLAKEKNIKIEVAYEGIYGPIKADRDRLIQVIINLVSNAIKFCPADTGKIEINTLQTEASLSFSISDNGQGIDNKYQELIFEKFYQTRDQSVRKPKGSGLGLAICKKIIELHQGTIKVESELGKGSVFTCEIPLDKN; this is translated from the coding sequence ATGAATAGTTTTTGGTTGATTTTCTGGTCTATATCGTACTTGTTGGTCTTGTTTTTTGTCGCTAACTGGGCCGAACAGCGCTCGGCCAAAGGGCGGAGCTTGGTCAGTAACTCATACGTCTATGCGTTGTCTTTGGCGGTTTATTGCACGGCATGGACGTTTTACGGAAGTGTCGGGCGGGCAGCGGAGTCGGGAGTGGATTTTATTGCTGTTTTTATTGGGCCTACCATTACGATGCCCCTTTGGTGGGTTATTTTTCGGAAAATCATCCGCATTTGTCAAGTTCAACGCATTACCAATATCGCCGATTTTGTGTCGGCACGTTATGGGAAAAGCCAAGCGTTGGGCGTGATTGCTACGATTTTGTGCGTTGTTGGGACGATTCCCTACATTTCGATTCAACTTAAAGCCATTTCTAGCGGGTTTAGCATTTTAACCACCGCCAACGACGCAGGTAATTCGCTTTGGCTGGATAAAGCCTTCTATATTTCAATCGTCCTGACGATTTTTACCATTCTATTTGGGGCGCGCAAACTCGATGCCAACGAACGCCACGAAGGAATGGTGGCCGCCATTGCATTTGAATCTTTGTTTAAGCTGTTTGCCTTTTTGGCCGTGGGCATTTTTGTAACATTCATCGTCTTTGACGGATTCGACGACATCGTTCAGGAAGCATCCAAACTTGTTGATTTACAGCGAATATTTACCATTAAAGAAGAAAATACCAGCGATTGGTTTTGGTATTGTTTCTTGGCTTCTTTGGCCATTATGTTTTTGCCAAGGCAATTTCAGGTAACGGTGGTGGAGAATGTCAACGAAAATCACCTTCGTAAAGCGCTCTGGATTTTTCCGCTTTACTTATTAGTTATCAACATTTTTGTCGTTCCAATTGCGTTGGGAGGGAAAATTTTGTTGGGTACAGCCGTGAAAGCCGACCAATTTGTGTTGTCGATACCGTTGCATTTTAACGAAAAAGCACTGGCTTTTGTGGCGTATCTGGGAGGATTTGCGGCTTCTACGAGCATGATTATTGTGGAATGTACGGCCTTGACGGTGATGTTGACCAACAACCTAGTCATGCCTTGGCTGGTCAGTCGCACCGATTTCCAGCGGCGTTTTGGCGGAGACATGGGGCAGGTTGTCATTACATTGCGGCGCTTGTTTATTGTCCTGCTGATGGCAGGGTCGTATTTATACTACAAAAACGTCAGCGACAAATACAGTTTGGTGTCGGTCGGGATGGTATCGTTTGCTGCCGTAGCGCAGTTTGCTCCCGTGGTATTGGGCGGCATTTTCTGGAAACGAGGGTCGTTGGTGGGAGCCGTGGGAGGACTTTTGGTTGGGGGAGGCGTGTGGTTTTATACCCTGATTATTCCGTCGATGGTGTCGGCGGGGTACATATCGCCCGATATTTTAAGTAAAGGCCCTTGGGGAATGGATTTATTACGGCCTGAGTCGCTGCTGGGCGTAACGGGCCTCGATAATATTTCCCACGGAACGTTTTGGTCATTGTTGTTGAACTTGCTTTTTTACGTAGGTGGGTCATTGTTATCACAACCTACGGCGTTGGAACACAATCAAGCAGTATTGTTTGTGGATGTTTTTAAATATTCAAAAACCTATGAAAGTGCGGTAGCTTGGAAGGGGAAAGCGCTGGTGACGGATATTAAGTCCTTGTTGACAATTTTCTTTGGGAAAAGCCATACCGAAGAAACGCTTCAGCTGTATGCCAAACAGAATAAGCTGGATTTGAATACGAGGTATGCCGACTCTCAAGTGGTAAACTACGCCGAAAAAATGTTAGGAGGAGCCATCGGCGCAGCTTCGGCGCGTATTTTGGTGTCGTCGGTGGCAAAAGAAGAACAAATCAGCGTCGAAGAAGTGATTGATATTCTGAAAACGTCGCAAGAATTAAAGACGTTGAATGAAGAATTAACGAGAAAGTCGGAGGAATTAGAACAACTGACGCAGCAGCTAAAACAAGCCAATGAGCTTCTGCAAATTGCTGATATTCAAAAAGATGACTTTTTGTCAACGGTTACGCACGAAATACGGACGCCATTGACGTCGATACGGGCCTTGTCGGAAATTGTGCATGATAACCCTGATATGGAAGAAGACCAACGATCGCACTTTGTCAATACCATTACCAAAGAATCCGAACGTTTGACCCGACTCATTAACCAAGTGTTGGCCCTTGAACGTTTTGAAACGGGAAAACAGGAGTTAGACATCGACGAATTTTTGATGGAAGATATCATTGAAGAATCGCTGGAAGCGCTCGACCAACTCGCGAAAGAGAAAAACATCAAAATTGAAGTTGCGTATGAAGGTATCTATGGCCCGATTAAGGCCGACCGCGACCGACTTATTCAGGTGATTATCAATTTGGTATCAAATGCGATTAAGTTTTGCCCCGCTGATACGGGAAAAATTGAAATCAATACCCTTCAAACCGAAGCATCTCTATCATTTAGCATATCAGATAATGGCCAAGGCATAGATAATAAATATCAAGAGCTTATATTTGAGAAATTTTACCAAACTCGCGACCAGTCGGTGCGGAAACCGAAAGGTAGCGGACTCGGATTGGCGATTTGCAAAAAGATAATAGAACTGCACCAAGGCACTATTAAAGTAGAAAGCGAGCTAGGTAAAGGAAGTGTGTTTACGTGCGAAATCCCGCTGGATAAAAACTAA
- a CDS encoding helix-turn-helix domain-containing protein, translating into MAATLKCPKCDSLETVKNGIIKDRQRFRCKKCDYNFTVDKLGKGISSYYVIKALQLYIEGVSYREIERLLGVSHVSVMNWVKKYQIKMPDRITHHATYKVMNHKELAEFYADRKNLEGMGMIVTELGDKFMMIKWERFKD; encoded by the coding sequence ATGGCAGCAACACTCAAATGCCCCAAATGCGACAGCCTAGAAACTGTCAAGAACGGAATCATCAAAGACCGTCAGCGTTTCCGTTGTAAAAAATGCGATTACAATTTTACGGTCGATAAACTTGGCAAAGGAATAAGTTCCTACTACGTGATTAAGGCGCTTCAGTTGTACATAGAGGGAGTTAGTTACCGTGAAATAGAGCGACTTCTGGGTGTAAGTCACGTGTCGGTGATGAACTGGGTAAAGAAGTATCAGATCAAAATGCCCGACCGAATTACGCACCATGCTACCTACAAAGTGATGAATCACAAAGAGCTGGCTGAGTTTTATGCCGACCGTAAAAATTTGGAAGGAATGGGCATGATTGTGACCGAATTAGGAGATAAGTTTATGATGATTAAATGGGAAAGATTCAAAGATTAA
- a CDS encoding Rpn family recombination-promoting nuclease/putative transposase, whose amino-acid sequence MKRDDSLWKAILEDIFDDFLRFFIPNAEELFDFTRPFEFLDKELEQILLVERDDFSPIYVDKLVKVFTKLGEEQWILVHIEVQGSTDKAFSHRMFQYFYRIYDRYQRPITAFAILTDRNRGFKPAKFSQVYLGTSIDYRFNVYKVFEQDADALAASRNPFAMIVLTVLVALQKGKVTEEELLKQKVELLKRLVSKGFGRGKIEALMGFLKLYVRFGKRENDVKFDEAIELLLNKPKETMGIVEFVLERERRLGEKRGLAKGEKKGIEKGIEKGVEKGIETQKRHFVNTLLSETDFDDAKIASLADVTIETVQKLRKERGNVS is encoded by the coding sequence ATGAAACGAGACGACAGTTTATGGAAGGCAATTTTGGAAGATATTTTCGACGATTTTCTGCGGTTTTTCATTCCCAATGCGGAAGAATTATTTGATTTTACACGTCCGTTTGAGTTTTTGGACAAAGAATTGGAGCAGATTTTATTGGTTGAACGTGATGATTTTTCTCCCATATACGTTGATAAACTGGTAAAAGTGTTCACGAAATTAGGTGAAGAGCAGTGGATTTTGGTTCACATAGAGGTGCAAGGGAGCACCGACAAAGCGTTTTCGCACCGTATGTTTCAATATTTTTACCGCATTTATGATCGGTATCAGAGGCCGATTACAGCTTTTGCGATTTTGACAGACCGCAACCGAGGCTTTAAGCCTGCGAAGTTTTCTCAAGTTTATTTGGGGACGAGTATTGATTACAGGTTCAATGTCTATAAAGTTTTTGAGCAAGATGCTGACGCTTTAGCGGCGAGTAGGAATCCTTTTGCGATGATTGTCTTGACGGTATTGGTCGCATTGCAGAAGGGGAAAGTAACGGAAGAAGAGCTTTTAAAACAAAAAGTAGAATTGCTCAAGCGGTTGGTTAGTAAGGGTTTTGGTCGAGGAAAGATAGAGGCTTTGATGGGATTTTTGAAGCTTTACGTACGTTTTGGAAAACGGGAAAATGATGTTAAATTTGACGAAGCGATAGAGTTATTGTTAAACAAACCAAAAGAAACGATGGGGATTGTTGAATTTGTGTTGGAGCGTGAACGTCGCTTGGGAGAAAAGCGGGGTTTAGCAAAAGGAGAGAAAAAGGGTATTGAGAAAGGCATCGAAAAGGGGGTAGAAAAAGGGATAGAGACCCAAAAGCGGCATTTTGTAAATACCTTATTATCGGAAACAGACTTTGATGATGCTAAAATTGCGTCGTTGGCTGATGTGACTATCGAAACGGTACAAAAGCTTCGGAAAGAGAGAGGCAATGTAAGCTAA
- a CDS encoding DUF6814 family protein, whose product MNAIKRILGIVWIGIGLYAGYYLFINQALPMWDKGGTDLVPAIIYTFILAPIIAGGMSILGYYALTGEYDEK is encoded by the coding sequence ATGAACGCAATAAAAAGAATATTAGGAATTGTTTGGATTGGTATTGGCCTATACGCAGGCTACTATCTTTTCATCAATCAAGCATTGCCAATGTGGGACAAAGGTGGTACAGACCTCGTGCCTGCCATCATTTATACCTTTATTTTGGCGCCAATCATCGCAGGTGGGATGTCGATACTTGGGTACTATGCACTCACGGGCGAATACGACGAAAAATAA
- a CDS encoding MFS transporter: MSEKKQSLAYIIGASSVGTLIEWYDFYIFGSLATVIATKFFPPDNPTAAFLSTLATFAAGFVVRPFGALFFGRLGDLIGRKYTFMVTLILMGGATFLIGCIPSYETIGFFAPLLVLLLRFLQGLALGGEYGGAATYVAEHSPAEKRGFWTSWIQTTATIGLFVSLLVIMVTRNTLGTEAFNDWGWRIPFWVSLVMVGVSFIIRRNMHESPLFAKAKAEGKTSANPLKESFGNKYNFKFVLLALFGATMGQGVVWYTGQFYALSFLQKICNVDDNQVNVIIALGLLLGTPFFVIFASLSDKIGRKGIMLAGMLLAIICYRPIFEKIYQTTNLKNKEEIVANTKVEVKRALAPDSEVDSLITTTTTKEFTDGTKYKEVKKVTILADASKEAPKPDVKKTTTINNSDRNTLVLMVFILLLFVTMAYGPIAAFLVEMFPTRIRYSSMSLPYHIGNGVFGGLMPAIATYLATRAKDINDAAEKAGQAIVNTQPYLEGLWYPIILAGVSFVIGLLYIKEDKNAND, from the coding sequence ATGTCTGAGAAAAAACAAAGTTTAGCGTACATCATCGGAGCTTCGTCGGTTGGTACGCTTATCGAATGGTACGATTTCTACATATTCGGAAGTTTGGCGACTGTAATCGCTACCAAATTTTTCCCGCCCGATAACCCAACGGCGGCTTTCCTTTCGACCTTAGCTACGTTTGCGGCAGGTTTTGTGGTGCGGCCTTTTGGTGCCTTGTTTTTTGGCCGTCTTGGTGACCTCATTGGTCGTAAATATACCTTCATGGTGACCCTGATTTTGATGGGCGGGGCTACGTTCTTGATTGGGTGTATCCCGAGCTACGAAACCATCGGCTTTTTTGCTCCCCTTTTGGTATTACTCCTTCGTTTCTTGCAAGGACTTGCCTTAGGTGGAGAATACGGCGGTGCGGCGACCTACGTAGCGGAGCACTCACCCGCCGAAAAACGCGGATTCTGGACGTCATGGATTCAGACGACAGCGACGATTGGCTTGTTTGTGTCGTTGTTGGTTATCATGGTAACGCGCAACACGCTTGGTACCGAAGCTTTCAACGATTGGGGATGGCGTATTCCTTTTTGGGTATCATTAGTGATGGTAGGGGTGTCGTTTATCATTCGTCGTAATATGCACGAGTCGCCACTTTTTGCCAAAGCCAAAGCCGAAGGAAAAACTTCTGCCAACCCATTGAAAGAGTCGTTTGGCAATAAATACAACTTCAAATTTGTGTTATTGGCGCTTTTTGGGGCTACGATGGGGCAAGGCGTAGTTTGGTACACGGGTCAGTTTTATGCCTTGAGTTTCTTGCAAAAAATCTGTAACGTCGATGACAATCAAGTGAACGTTATCATTGCTTTAGGATTATTGTTGGGTACGCCGTTCTTCGTGATTTTTGCTTCATTGTCCGATAAAATCGGCCGTAAAGGCATTATGTTGGCAGGTATGTTATTAGCGATTATTTGTTATCGCCCAATTTTCGAGAAGATTTACCAAACAACCAATCTCAAAAACAAAGAAGAGATTGTGGCCAATACCAAAGTGGAAGTAAAACGTGCGCTTGCTCCTGATTCTGAAGTTGATTCACTCATTACCACAACCACGACCAAAGAGTTTACCGACGGCACCAAGTACAAAGAAGTAAAGAAAGTGACGATTTTGGCCGATGCGAGCAAAGAAGCTCCTAAGCCTGACGTGAAAAAAACAACTACTATCAACAACAGCGACCGCAACACGCTTGTCTTGATGGTCTTTATCTTGTTGCTTTTTGTAACGATGGCGTATGGCCCTATTGCAGCTTTCTTGGTGGAAATGTTCCCCACTCGTATTCGTTATTCGTCGATGTCGTTGCCGTACCACATTGGTAACGGGGTGTTTGGTGGATTGATGCCTGCGATTGCTACCTACTTGGCAACTCGTGCGAAGGACATCAACGATGCGGCCGAAAAAGCGGGACAAGCGATTGTAAACACCCAACCTTACTTGGAAGGGCTTTGGTATCCAATTATTCTTGCGGGGGTAAGTTTTGTGATTGGCTTACTGTACATTAAAGAAGACAAAAACGCTAACGACTAA
- a CDS encoding propionyl-CoA synthetase: MFSNTQSTNYTSLFEASLANPETFWAEQAEQIAWFKKPETMLGKDANGLDRWYAGGELNTCYLAIDYHVQHGRGAQVAMIYDSPVTNTIQKYTFAELQNNVAKCAGAFRALGVEKGDRVVIYMPMIPETAFAMLACARLGAVHSVVFGGFAPHELAIRIEDAEPKVVISASCGIEFDRVLPYKPLLDEAIELAAFKPKHCLIYQRSMCHAPMLEGRDVDYSEAVAQADPTECVPVDATHPLYILYTSGTTGKPKGVVRDNGGHAVALKFSMHHVYDAHAGDVFWAASDFGWVVGHSYILYGPLIAGCTTILFEGKPVRTPDAGTFWRVIADHQVKTFFTAPTAFRAIKKEDPEALLKAKYDTSSLQNIFVAGERCDPPTLEWLQKIAQLPITDHWWQTESGWPMVANMMGVEAFPVKAGSATKPVCGYNLKIVGENGQELEANHEGYVCLKLPLPPGFTPTLWNDDARFKSSYLKKFEGYYLSGDGGYVDEDGYVFIMGRVDDVINVAGHRLSTGEMEEFVASHPAVAECAVVGIADELRGQRPVGFVVLKDGVAIDETALESELVGIVRDQIGAVAFFRTAILVKRLPKTRSGKILRKTIRQIADGESYAVPSTIDDPVILEEIAECLQRRGVGQAFENQKI, encoded by the coding sequence ATGTTTAGCAATACACAATCAACAAACTATACTTCCCTTTTTGAAGCGAGTTTAGCTAATCCCGAAACCTTTTGGGCTGAACAAGCCGAGCAGATTGCGTGGTTTAAAAAACCCGAAACGATGCTTGGAAAAGACGCCAATGGGCTTGACCGTTGGTATGCAGGTGGGGAGCTCAATACTTGCTATTTAGCGATAGACTACCACGTTCAGCATGGGCGGGGAGCGCAAGTAGCGATGATTTATGACTCTCCCGTTACAAATACTATCCAAAAATACACGTTTGCGGAATTACAAAACAACGTGGCTAAATGTGCAGGAGCATTTCGGGCATTGGGTGTGGAAAAAGGCGACCGAGTGGTGATTTACATGCCCATGATTCCCGAAACGGCGTTTGCCATGCTGGCTTGTGCGCGTTTGGGGGCTGTGCATTCGGTTGTTTTTGGAGGTTTTGCACCACATGAGTTGGCCATACGTATAGAAGATGCCGAACCTAAAGTGGTGATTTCGGCTTCGTGTGGAATCGAGTTTGACCGCGTATTGCCTTACAAACCGCTGCTAGACGAAGCCATCGAATTGGCCGCTTTCAAGCCGAAACATTGCCTTATTTACCAGCGTTCGATGTGTCACGCCCCAATGCTAGAAGGACGTGATGTAGATTATTCGGAAGCCGTCGCGCAGGCCGACCCGACCGAATGTGTGCCCGTGGACGCGACTCATCCACTGTACATTTTATATACTTCAGGAACGACAGGAAAACCCAAAGGTGTCGTGCGCGACAATGGTGGACACGCCGTTGCCCTTAAATTTAGTATGCACCACGTTTATGATGCCCACGCGGGAGATGTCTTTTGGGCGGCATCTGATTTTGGCTGGGTAGTAGGACACAGTTATATTTTGTACGGGCCGTTGATTGCAGGTTGTACAACCATATTGTTTGAAGGGAAACCCGTACGGACGCCTGATGCAGGTACGTTTTGGCGGGTGATTGCTGATCACCAAGTAAAGACATTTTTTACGGCTCCGACGGCGTTTCGGGCGATAAAAAAAGAAGACCCTGAGGCGTTATTGAAAGCCAAGTACGATACATCAAGTTTGCAAAATATTTTTGTGGCGGGCGAGCGCTGCGACCCCCCAACGTTGGAATGGCTCCAAAAAATAGCCCAACTTCCCATCACCGACCACTGGTGGCAAACGGAGTCAGGCTGGCCGATGGTGGCCAATATGATGGGGGTAGAAGCTTTTCCTGTCAAAGCGGGTTCGGCGACTAAGCCTGTGTGCGGCTATAATCTCAAAATTGTGGGCGAAAACGGCCAAGAATTAGAAGCTAATCATGAAGGATATGTGTGCTTGAAACTACCTCTTCCTCCAGGATTTACACCCACGCTTTGGAACGATGACGCTCGTTTTAAAAGTTCGTACCTCAAAAAATTTGAAGGGTATTATTTATCGGGAGATGGGGGCTATGTCGATGAAGATGGCTATGTGTTTATCATGGGGCGCGTGGACGATGTCATTAACGTTGCAGGACATCGCCTCTCGACGGGAGAAATGGAGGAATTTGTGGCGTCACATCCTGCCGTGGCCGAGTGTGCCGTGGTCGGAATCGCCGACGAACTCCGTGGACAACGGCCCGTTGGTTTTGTGGTTTTAAAAGACGGTGTTGCTATTGACGAAACGGCTTTGGAATCGGAGTTGGTGGGCATTGTACGGGATCAGATTGGGGCAGTGGCGTTTTTCCGTACGGCTATTTTGGTGAAGCGTTTACCAAAAACACGTTCAGGAAAAATCTTACGAAAAACGATTCGCCAAATTGCCGATGGAGAATCTTATGCAGTACCATCGACGATAGACGACCCTGTTATTTTGGAGGAAATCGCTGAATGTTTGCAACGTCGAGGAGTAGGGCAAGCTTTTGAAAATCAGAAAATATGA
- a CDS encoding response regulator transcription factor, translating to MKILIVDDEPNILMSLEFLMKKEGHKVFIARDGAEAFDIIEANIPDIVLLDIMMPRVDGYQVCEFIKKHDSYKHAKVVFMSAKSKEADMAKGLELGASLYVPKPFSTRDLMAKVNGLIRDISEAAA from the coding sequence ATGAAAATTTTGATTGTTGATGATGAGCCTAATATCTTAATGTCTTTGGAGTTTTTGATGAAAAAAGAAGGACATAAAGTGTTTATTGCTCGCGACGGTGCCGAGGCATTTGACATCATCGAGGCGAACATCCCTGATATTGTACTACTTGATATTATGATGCCCAGGGTAGATGGGTACCAAGTCTGCGAATTTATTAAAAAACACGATTCTTATAAACACGCTAAAGTGGTGTTTATGAGTGCAAAAAGCAAAGAAGCGGATATGGCCAAAGGGTTAGAGTTAGGGGCAAGCTTGTACGTTCCAAAGCCGTTTTCTACCCGTGATTTGATGGCCAAAGTAAATGGATTGATACGCGATATTTCTGAAGCAGCAGCCTAA